In Carcharodon carcharias isolate sCarCar2 chromosome 3, sCarCar2.pri, whole genome shotgun sequence, a single window of DNA contains:
- the LOC121276573 gene encoding flocculation protein FLO11-like yields MGNILIRKKKNYKLSSDKEADKLAEGTTAEDGEVNKEKQEEAKTTEEHAEGNISQAKDSQAANNTTEAKEEDKETVKKEETQMAEAEKPQVSTEAKTEPQSMEPTAEKPTEPPEAAPVTSSADSEPPAVLEPSAEVTSTQSSETPTPVPESKTEEKCSSEVEVESKQTEVSPTLVAQEESKKAEPQSLDSATSTIDAVSSKETPAAEAPSSTPAGPVASDSATPADVTASVDSSAITDQTLAVQE; encoded by the coding sequence ATGGGAAACATTCTGATCAGGAAGAAGAAAAACTATAAACTTTCCAGTGACAAAGAGGCTGACAAATTGGCTGAAGGAACAACAGCAGAAGATGGAGAGGTAAATAAGGAAAAGCAGGAAGAGGCCAAAACCACTGAAGAGCACGCAGAAGGAAACATCTCACAGGCCAAAGACAGCCAGGCTGCCAACAACACAACTGAGGCtaaggaagaggataaagaaacagTGAAAAAAGAGGAAACTCAAATGGCTGAGGCTGAAAAGCCACAAGTTTccactgaagcaaaaacagagccTCAGTCCATGGAACCGACTGCAGAAAAGCCGACAGAACCACCTGAAGCTGCCCCTGTCACTAGTTCTGCAGACAGTGAGCCTCCAGCAGTGCTTGAACCCAGTGCAGAAGTGACATCCACTCAGTCTTCTGAAACCCCAACACCTGTTCCCGAAAGCAAAACAGAAGAAAAGTGCTCTAGCGAGGTTGAAGTGGAGTCCAAACAGACTGAGGTCTCACCGACTCTTGTAGCCCAAGAGGAAAGTAAAAAAGCAGAGCCCCAGAGTTTGGACTCTGCCACCAGCACCATTGATGCTGTTTCTTCCAAGgagacaccagcagcagaagcacctAGCTCCACCCCAGCCGGCCCTGTAGCATCAGATAGTGCTACCCCAGCAGATGTCACAGCTTCAGTGGATTCTTCAGCCATTACTGATCAAACGTTAGCTGTGCAAGAATAA